From Streptomyces qinzhouensis, one genomic window encodes:
- a CDS encoding NAD(P)-binding protein, translating into MTDRAAHRARQRDRITVIGGGLAGLTAAISSAEAGARVTLYESHHTLGGRGRTAEEPYRTSEGPHVFYAGPLWSWLRQHDLTGPRGRVPVADTLRFRFRRGGVLRALPPRGLLRLSRIPTERAPVDASFLDWATGLVGEADARAAAHFSGVALFHHDPGALSAAFVQERVRRAAALPPQVRYPLGGWGQVIDRMVGRAWDLGVRVETSARVDELPADRGPVIVATSLAAARRLLGDDALRWTGGRTVLVDLAVRRHRKDAFVVSDLDAPGWAERFSAPSRGLVPAGASLVQAQFPIAPDEGRTAGSAHADALFDLGLPDWRERTLWRRDALAQDRTGAVDLPGTSWRDRPGIDRGDGVFLAGDQVAAPGLLGEVSFASGLTAASLALRALVKARMRT; encoded by the coding sequence ATGACGGACAGGGCAGCCCACCGTGCACGGCAGAGGGACCGGATCACCGTCATCGGTGGCGGGCTCGCCGGGCTCACCGCCGCGATCTCCTCGGCCGAGGCCGGCGCACGGGTCACCCTCTACGAGTCCCATCACACCCTCGGCGGCCGGGGCCGCACCGCCGAGGAGCCGTACCGGACCAGCGAGGGGCCGCATGTCTTCTACGCGGGACCGCTCTGGTCCTGGCTGAGGCAGCACGATCTGACCGGACCGCGGGGGCGGGTTCCGGTGGCGGACACACTGCGGTTCCGGTTCCGGCGGGGCGGCGTCCTGCGGGCGCTGCCGCCGCGCGGGCTGCTGAGGCTGAGCCGGATCCCCACCGAGCGGGCGCCGGTCGACGCCTCGTTTCTCGACTGGGCGACCGGGCTCGTCGGCGAGGCGGACGCCCGGGCGGCGGCGCACTTCTCGGGCGTGGCGCTGTTCCACCACGACCCGGGCGCGCTGTCCGCCGCCTTCGTCCAGGAGCGGGTGCGCCGGGCCGCCGCGCTGCCGCCGCAGGTCCGCTACCCCTTGGGCGGCTGGGGGCAGGTCATCGACCGGATGGTGGGCCGGGCCTGGGATCTGGGTGTACGGGTCGAGACCTCGGCACGGGTGGACGAACTGCCGGCCGACCGGGGGCCGGTGATCGTCGCCACCTCCCTCGCGGCGGCCCGGCGGCTGCTCGGTGACGACGCGCTGCGCTGGACCGGTGGCCGTACGGTCCTGGTGGATCTGGCGGTACGGCGGCACCGCAAGGACGCCTTCGTCGTCTCCGACCTCGACGCACCGGGCTGGGCGGAGCGTTTCTCGGCCCCGTCACGGGGGCTGGTCCCGGCCGGGGCCTCACTGGTCCAGGCACAGTTCCCGATCGCCCCGGACGAGGGCCGGACGGCCGGTTCGGCGCACGCCGACGCCCTGTTCGACCTGGGGCTGCCGGACTGGCGGGAGCGAACCCTGTGGCGGCGCGACGCACTGGCCCAGGACCGGACGGGCGCGGTCGACCTGCCGGGGACGAGCTGGCGGGACCGGCCGGGGATCGACCGGGGCGACGGGGTGTTCCTGGCGGGTGACCAGGTGGCGGCGCCGGGGCTGCTGGGAGAGGTGTCGTTCGCGAGCGGGCTGACGGCCGCGTCGCTGGCGCTGCGGGCGCTGGTGAAGGCGCGCATGAGGACCTGA
- a CDS encoding GlcG/HbpS family heme-binding protein, whose translation MKKMSIRARVVAGTVAAAAISAGTFGAVSASASAPAAESRAAVKADTHNRNLQQTTHLTIDAATKAAQASLDAAERAGQRVTVAVVDRNGNTIVTLRGDGAGPQSYESAEKKAFTAVSWNAPTSELVKRLESAPNLKDIPGTLFLGGGVPVQAKGAPIAGIGIAGAPSGAQDEEFAKAGIAALSR comes from the coding sequence ATGAAGAAGATGTCGATCCGCGCCCGTGTCGTCGCCGGTACCGTCGCCGCCGCCGCGATCAGCGCCGGCACGTTCGGCGCGGTGTCCGCGAGCGCCTCGGCCCCGGCCGCCGAGTCCCGCGCCGCGGTCAAGGCGGACACCCACAACCGCAACCTCCAGCAGACCACGCACCTGACGATCGACGCCGCGACCAAGGCCGCCCAGGCCTCGCTGGACGCCGCCGAGCGCGCCGGGCAGCGGGTCACGGTCGCCGTCGTCGACCGCAACGGCAACACCATCGTCACGCTCCGCGGCGACGGCGCGGGCCCGCAGTCCTACGAGTCGGCCGAGAAGAAGGCGTTCACCGCCGTGTCCTGGAACGCCCCGACCTCCGAGCTGGTCAAGCGGCTGGAGAGCGCCCCCAATCTGAAGGACATCCCCGGCACCCTCTTCCTCGGCGGCGGCGTGCCGGTCCAGGCCAAGGGCGCCCCCATCGCGGGCATCGGCATCGCGGGCGCCCCGTCCGGCGCGCAGGACGAGGAGTTCGCCAAGGCGGGCATCGCGGCCCTGTCCCGCTGA
- a CDS encoding SRPBCC family protein, translating to MAVRNVHERRIAAPPERIGALLDGLASEDDPLWPVAHWPRMRLEPGLAVGATGGHGPVRYTVVAYEPGRQVRFRFTGPAGFDGHHELTVRPADDGTALLRHTLLLVPHGPARLSWPLFFRPLHNALIEDALDRAERSGTGTVARPARWSPYTRLLRTAARAARRGRAPR from the coding sequence ATGGCCGTACGGAATGTCCACGAACGCCGGATCGCGGCACCGCCGGAGCGGATCGGCGCACTCCTGGACGGGCTCGCCTCGGAGGACGATCCGCTGTGGCCCGTCGCGCACTGGCCGAGGATGCGGCTGGAGCCGGGGCTCGCGGTCGGCGCCACGGGCGGGCACGGACCGGTCCGGTACACGGTCGTCGCCTATGAACCGGGCCGGCAGGTGCGCTTCCGCTTCACCGGTCCGGCCGGCTTCGACGGCCACCACGAACTGACCGTCCGCCCGGCGGACGACGGCACGGCGCTGCTCCGCCACACCCTGCTCCTCGTCCCGCACGGACCGGCCCGGCTCAGCTGGCCGCTGTTCTTCCGCCCGCTCCACAACGCCCTGATCGAGGACGCTCTCGACCGCGCCGAACGGTCCGGGACGGGGACCGTCGCGCGGCCCGCCCGGTGGAGCCCGTACACCAGACTGCTGCGCACCGCGGCCCGGGCCGCCCGGCGGGGGCGGGCCCCCCGGTAG
- a CDS encoding RidA family protein — protein sequence MTTQRHTVSSGSPFEAEIGFSRAVRKGAHVVVAGTAPIGADGTTAAPGDVYAQTVRCLDIAEAALKEAGSSAADVVRTRIMLTDVTRWREAARAHGERFTDIRPACTFVEVSRFIEPEWLVEIEVDAVLDEVPDAVPNRDGDGDRD from the coding sequence ATGACAACTCAACGGCACACGGTGTCTTCGGGATCGCCCTTCGAGGCGGAGATCGGTTTCTCACGGGCGGTCCGCAAGGGGGCCCATGTCGTCGTGGCCGGTACGGCTCCGATCGGGGCCGACGGGACGACGGCGGCTCCCGGCGATGTCTACGCGCAGACCGTCCGCTGTCTCGATATCGCGGAGGCCGCGCTGAAGGAGGCGGGTTCGTCCGCGGCCGATGTCGTACGGACGCGGATCATGCTCACGGATGTGACGCGGTGGCGGGAGGCCGCGCGGGCGCACGGGGAACGGTTCACGGACATCCGCCCGGCGTGCACCTTCGTGGAGGTGTCGCGGTTCATCGAGCCGGAGTGGCTCGTCGAGATCGAGGTCGACGCGGTTCTCGACGAGGTTCCCGACGCCGTTCCCAACCGAGACGGGGACGGGGACAGGGACTGA
- a CDS encoding GNAT family N-acetyltransferase yields MAIKHLPRSATADDAAAISVSLARAFDTDPMMRWFFPEAASREETLGRYFGTIFTRQYAANAVCERTADAAAFWVPPEARDKAVPDGETIRQLRELLGDRAGLFRDAVAAAAEHTPEEPHWYLALIGADPAAQGTGQGGALLRSGLAKADAAGLPTYLESSKPENLPVYEYFGFAVRHELELPGGGPVLWAMRREPRGTAGV; encoded by the coding sequence ATGGCAATCAAGCACCTGCCGCGGTCGGCCACCGCCGACGACGCGGCGGCGATCAGCGTCTCCCTGGCCCGCGCCTTCGACACCGATCCGATGATGCGCTGGTTCTTCCCCGAAGCGGCCTCCCGCGAGGAGACGCTCGGCCGCTACTTCGGCACGATCTTCACCCGGCAGTACGCCGCCAACGCCGTCTGTGAGCGGACCGCCGACGCGGCCGCCTTCTGGGTGCCGCCGGAGGCGCGGGACAAGGCCGTGCCGGACGGCGAGACCATCCGGCAGTTGCGGGAACTGCTCGGCGACCGGGCCGGGCTGTTCCGGGACGCCGTCGCGGCGGCGGCCGAGCACACCCCGGAGGAGCCGCACTGGTATCTGGCGCTGATCGGCGCCGACCCGGCCGCCCAGGGCACCGGCCAGGGCGGTGCGCTGCTGCGCTCGGGTCTGGCGAAGGCCGACGCGGCGGGTCTGCCCACGTATCTGGAGTCCTCGAAGCCCGAGAACCTCCCGGTCTACGAGTACTTCGGCTTCGCCGTCCGCCATGAGCTGGAACTGCCGGGCGGCGGACCGGTGCTGTGGGCGATGCGGCGCGAGCCTCGGGGCACGGCCGGCGTCTGA
- a CDS encoding aminoglycoside phosphotransferase family protein yields MGEFVEPRGRTIGRVIKVPERLAAAHRDHGTEASRAFIAGLPARAEEFLERWELTPAGDPMHGVVALVLPVVRSDGTESVLKLQPVDDETAGEPVALRAWDGAGAVRLLDHDPATGTLLLERLDAARPLSAVADTGEAVRILGTLLARLTPLPAPAGLRRLGDLAAAMLAQVPGALAALPAEDERRLLADCAAAVREVAGEPGDRLLHWDLHYDNVLGSAREPWLAIDPKPLAGDPGFELLPALTNRFDPDPAAIRWRFDLLTEAVGMAGDRERARAWTLGRVLQFCLWDMADGGEKLDEIPVAIANALLRT; encoded by the coding sequence ATGGGGGAATTCGTTGAACCCCGGGGACGTACCATCGGCCGCGTGATCAAGGTTCCGGAGCGACTCGCCGCCGCCCACCGCGACCATGGCACGGAGGCCTCCAGAGCGTTCATCGCGGGGCTTCCGGCCCGTGCCGAGGAGTTTCTGGAGCGCTGGGAGCTGACCCCCGCCGGAGATCCGATGCACGGTGTCGTCGCCCTCGTGCTGCCCGTGGTTCGCTCCGACGGTACGGAATCCGTACTCAAACTCCAGCCCGTGGACGACGAGACCGCGGGCGAGCCGGTCGCGCTGCGGGCCTGGGACGGCGCGGGAGCCGTCCGTCTCCTCGACCACGATCCGGCGACCGGGACCCTGCTGCTGGAACGGCTCGACGCGGCCCGTCCGCTCTCCGCCGTCGCCGATACCGGGGAGGCGGTACGGATCCTGGGCACCCTGCTCGCGAGGCTGACCCCGCTGCCCGCGCCCGCCGGGCTGCGGCGGCTCGGGGACCTCGCCGCGGCCATGCTCGCGCAGGTGCCGGGGGCGCTCGCCGCGCTGCCCGCCGAGGACGAGCGGCGGCTGCTGGCGGACTGCGCGGCAGCGGTACGGGAAGTGGCGGGCGAGCCCGGGGACCGGCTCCTCCACTGGGATCTGCATTACGACAACGTCCTCGGGTCCGCACGGGAGCCCTGGCTGGCGATCGATCCGAAGCCGCTCGCCGGGGATCCCGGTTTCGAGCTGCTGCCCGCGCTCACCAACCGCTTCGACCCGGACCCGGCCGCGATCCGGTGGCGGTTCGACCTGCTCACCGAGGCGGTGGGGATGGCCGGGGACCGGGAACGGGCCCGGGCCTGGACGCTGGGGCGGGTGCTCCAGTTCTGCCTCTGGGATATGGCGGACGGCGGGGAGAAGCTGGACGAGATCCCGGTGGCGATCGCGAACGCCCTGCTCAGAACGTGA
- a CDS encoding type II toxin-antitoxin system VapB family antitoxin, whose protein sequence is MAVTQIDIDDEALARTMALARVRTKKEAVNLALAFYADRQERAARLSRHLERAKGWGAVEDAERLHEAEKRDR, encoded by the coding sequence ATGGCAGTGACCCAGATCGACATCGACGATGAGGCCTTGGCGCGGACCATGGCCCTGGCGAGGGTCAGAACCAAAAAGGAAGCGGTCAATCTGGCCCTTGCCTTTTACGCCGACCGGCAGGAGCGCGCAGCCCGCCTCAGCCGCCATCTCGAGCGGGCGAAGGGATGGGGAGCGGTCGAGGACGCCGAGCGGCTTCACGAGGCGGAGAAGCGCGACCGGTGA
- a CDS encoding alpha/beta hydrolase family protein, with the protein MTTARPVRKRRTARRATTVAVTAATVTALAVGLTAFTDVGTDQAAAAGPDRDQQRNTSAASTASTAKAESHDTAVRPAPGSGRLTKAVDLPASARPHGGPGKVIEYTSTGANGGLVTVSGMVFAPAGKPPKGGWPTISLSHGTVGNADQCAPSRSEAQTFTHDPEIRRWLDRGVAIVATDYEGLGTPGPHPYLHARSAAYGSIDIVHAARQAKLGLSRTWAVMGHSQGGHAAVNTAVYATRYAPGLDFRGALATAPPTKMSSLVRDRSDSPSEERIGRTSLYPLVVDGLLAIDPDYDFTHLYSDRARQLIPTARNECSDAIVAQIVQLGLNDRTFWKQRPETEPALMNAMREHVDTPVVKLDRPIMIVQGAKDEVVQAPVTSAYARDLQKTGSKVTYREYPTADHFTVVEQSEAETMPWLERQLGLR; encoded by the coding sequence GTGACCACAGCACGACCAGTCCGCAAACGCCGAACCGCCCGCCGGGCCACCACCGTCGCCGTCACCGCGGCGACCGTCACCGCGCTCGCGGTCGGCCTCACCGCCTTCACGGACGTGGGCACGGACCAGGCCGCGGCGGCCGGACCGGACCGCGACCAGCAGCGCAACACCTCCGCCGCCTCCACCGCCTCCACCGCCAAGGCGGAGAGCCACGACACCGCGGTCCGCCCCGCGCCCGGCAGCGGCCGGCTCACCAAAGCGGTGGACCTGCCGGCCTCGGCACGGCCGCACGGCGGCCCCGGCAAGGTCATCGAGTACACCTCCACCGGCGCGAACGGCGGCCTGGTGACCGTCTCCGGGATGGTCTTCGCCCCGGCCGGAAAGCCCCCGAAGGGCGGCTGGCCGACGATCTCCCTCTCCCACGGGACCGTGGGCAACGCGGACCAGTGCGCCCCCAGCCGTTCGGAGGCGCAGACCTTCACCCACGATCCGGAGATACGGAGGTGGCTGGACCGCGGAGTCGCGATCGTGGCCACCGACTACGAGGGCCTCGGCACCCCCGGACCGCACCCCTATCTCCACGCCCGCAGCGCCGCCTACGGGTCCATCGACATCGTGCACGCCGCCCGGCAGGCGAAGCTGGGCCTGTCACGGACCTGGGCCGTGATGGGTCACTCCCAGGGCGGGCACGCGGCGGTCAACACGGCCGTGTACGCCACCCGCTACGCGCCCGGACTGGACTTCCGCGGCGCCCTGGCCACCGCGCCGCCGACGAAGATGTCGAGCCTGGTGCGGGACCGCTCGGACTCCCCGTCGGAGGAGCGGATCGGCCGGACGTCCCTCTACCCGCTGGTGGTGGACGGCCTGCTGGCGATCGACCCGGACTACGACTTCACGCACCTCTACTCCGACCGGGCGCGCCAACTGATCCCGACGGCCCGCAACGAGTGCTCGGATGCCATCGTGGCGCAGATCGTGCAGTTGGGGCTGAACGACCGCACCTTCTGGAAGCAGCGCCCCGAGACCGAACCGGCTCTGATGAACGCGATGCGCGAGCATGTGGACACCCCGGTCGTGAAGCTGGACCGGCCGATCATGATCGTTCAGGGTGCCAAGGACGAGGTCGTGCAGGCACCCGTCACCTCGGCCTACGCGAGGGACCTGCAGAAGACCGGTTCCAAGGTGACCTACCGCGAGTATCCGACGGCGGATCACTTCACCGTGGTCGAACAATCCGAAGCGGAGACCATGCCGTGGCTCGAACGGCAGCTCGGCCTGAGGTAG
- a CDS encoding sensor histidine kinase: MNHSAAGAEDAVRPPGTGAGAERGARRDDRWLDALMNVAFLTLLCGALLRYVLNHPDSPRLPWVTGLAAALAVLQLAGPRLTPLLSRTRPRRAELLRFGLTVGCWVVVVLLAPSFAWCAVPLIYTALRSLPERAALALVAVLSALVVYAEWQLRTGVDPNLFLLPPTVAALATGVFLYMRRQADRLRALVDDLIRTRRELAATERREGTLAERQRLSMEIHDTLAQSLSSQQMLLQAAERTWDSDPATARGHTRTAESIAERSLAEARRFVHDLAPADLAEGGGLAQALRALAGRESDGALRVRVLVDGAPAAPLPARVQSELLRIAQGALANVREHAAASLATITLTHLGDQVLLDVADDGRGFPAADPPADGPAPAPSPTPSPGMRGHGIAAMRARTGRLGGVLTIESTPGEGTVVSAAIPLDQPLERK; encoded by the coding sequence ATGAACCACTCCGCCGCCGGCGCCGAGGACGCGGTACGGCCACCCGGGACGGGCGCCGGGGCCGAGCGCGGCGCGCGCCGGGACGACCGGTGGCTCGACGCCCTGATGAACGTCGCCTTCCTCACCCTCCTCTGCGGCGCGCTGCTCCGCTATGTGCTCAACCATCCCGACAGCCCCCGGCTGCCCTGGGTGACCGGCCTCGCCGCCGCGCTCGCCGTGCTCCAGCTGGCCGGCCCCCGGCTCACCCCCCTGCTGAGCCGGACCCGGCCGCGCCGGGCCGAGCTGCTGCGGTTCGGGCTGACCGTCGGCTGCTGGGTGGTGGTCGTCCTGCTCGCGCCCAGCTTCGCCTGGTGCGCCGTCCCACTGATCTACACCGCGCTGCGGTCGCTGCCCGAACGGGCCGCGCTCGCGCTCGTCGCCGTACTGAGCGCCCTGGTCGTCTACGCGGAGTGGCAGTTGCGCACCGGCGTCGACCCCAATCTGTTTCTGCTGCCGCCGACCGTGGCGGCGCTGGCGACCGGGGTGTTCCTCTACATGCGCCGCCAGGCCGACCGGCTCCGGGCCCTGGTCGACGATCTGATCAGGACCCGGCGGGAACTGGCCGCGACCGAGCGGCGGGAGGGCACCCTCGCCGAGCGCCAGCGGCTGTCGATGGAGATCCACGACACCCTCGCGCAGAGCCTGTCCAGCCAGCAGATGCTGCTCCAGGCGGCGGAGCGGACCTGGGACAGCGATCCGGCGACCGCGCGCGGCCATACCCGTACCGCCGAGTCCATCGCCGAACGCAGCCTCGCCGAGGCCCGCCGCTTCGTCCACGATCTGGCCCCGGCGGACCTGGCCGAGGGCGGCGGTCTCGCCCAGGCGCTGCGGGCGCTCGCGGGGCGCGAGTCCGACGGGGCGCTGCGGGTGCGCGTCCTGGTCGACGGGGCTCCGGCGGCACCGCTGCCGGCCCGGGTCCAGTCGGAGCTGCTGCGGATCGCGCAGGGCGCGCTGGCGAACGTCCGCGAACACGCGGCCGCGTCCCTCGCCACGATCACCCTGACCCATCTGGGCGACCAGGTCCTCCTCGATGTCGCGGACGACGGCCGCGGCTTTCCGGCCGCGGATCCGCCCGCCGACGGCCCGGCGCCCGCGCCCTCGCCCACGCCCTCGCCCGGTATGCGCGGCCACGGCATCGCCGCCATGCGGGCCCGTACCGGCCGGCTCGGCGGCGTCCTGACCATCGAATCCACCCCCGGCGAAGGCACGGTCGTGTCCGCCGCGATCCCCCTGGACCAGCCCTTGGAGCGGAAATGA
- a CDS encoding zinc-binding dehydrogenase produces MRAIRLHAFGPADHLVHEEVPDPEPGPGQVRIRVAAAGVHLIDTALREGEPGPYPKPVELPTIPGREVAGTVDALGDGTDPGWLGRRVVAHLGMNPGGYAELAVTEAERLQAVPEGLGESEAVAMIGTGRTALGILHFADLGPDAIAIVSAAAGGIGTLAVQYAKNAGAVVVGLVGGPAKVTRALANGADLAVDYTDPAWPDEVRAYLRGRRATVYLDAVGGDIGRAAVGLLGKGGRHLVYGWAGDGGPYSGEPLLLSEEEQTARGIETVYLLGPRLLEPVGGDVRLLEDRALEAAATGRLSPAVQRFPLAQAAEAHRALETRASMGKVVLVP; encoded by the coding sequence ATGCGCGCCATCCGTCTCCACGCCTTCGGACCCGCCGACCATCTGGTCCACGAGGAGGTGCCCGATCCCGAACCCGGCCCCGGCCAGGTGCGGATCAGGGTCGCCGCCGCCGGGGTGCACCTCATCGACACCGCCCTCCGCGAGGGCGAGCCGGGCCCCTATCCAAAACCGGTCGAACTGCCCACGATCCCCGGCCGGGAGGTCGCGGGCACGGTCGACGCCCTCGGCGACGGTACCGACCCGGGGTGGCTCGGCCGCCGGGTCGTCGCCCACCTCGGGATGAATCCGGGCGGCTACGCCGAACTCGCCGTCACCGAGGCGGAGCGGCTTCAGGCCGTCCCGGAGGGCCTCGGCGAATCCGAGGCCGTCGCCATGATCGGCACGGGCCGTACCGCGCTGGGCATCCTCCACTTCGCGGACCTCGGCCCGGACGCGATCGCGATCGTCTCGGCCGCGGCGGGCGGTATCGGCACCCTGGCCGTCCAGTACGCCAAGAACGCCGGAGCCGTCGTCGTCGGGCTCGTGGGCGGACCGGCCAAGGTCACCCGCGCCCTGGCCAACGGCGCCGATCTCGCCGTCGACTACACCGACCCGGCCTGGCCGGACGAGGTCCGCGCCTACCTCCGCGGGCGGCGCGCCACCGTCTATCTCGACGCGGTCGGCGGTGACATCGGGCGGGCCGCGGTCGGGCTGCTCGGCAAGGGCGGCCGCCATCTCGTCTACGGCTGGGCGGGCGACGGCGGCCCGTACAGCGGCGAACCGCTGCTGCTGTCCGAGGAGGAGCAGACCGCCCGGGGCATCGAAACCGTCTATCTGCTGGGCCCGCGCCTGCTGGAGCCGGTGGGCGGCGACGTACGGCTGCTGGAGGACCGGGCGCTCGAAGCCGCCGCGACGGGCCGGCTGTCCCCGGCCGTCCAGCGCTTCCCGCTCGCCCAGGCGGCCGAAGCCCACCGGGCGCTGGAGACCCGCGCGTCGATGGGCAAGGTGGTCCTGGTGCCGTAG
- a CDS encoding carboxymuconolactone decarboxylase family protein gives MNARVNLAESPIVRQLSKSFGGVVKAISDSGLPRAVQELVMIRASQINGCGFCVDMHTKDAVAEGETDQRLHLVAAWREATVFTDAERAALELTEQGTRIADAAGGVPDAVWANAAKHYEGDRLFALVSLIALINAANRTNVITQQPAGSYRVGQFS, from the coding sequence ATGAACGCCCGTGTGAACCTGGCCGAAAGCCCGATCGTCCGGCAGCTGTCGAAGTCCTTCGGCGGGGTCGTCAAGGCGATCTCGGACTCGGGGCTGCCGCGTGCGGTCCAGGAGCTGGTGATGATCCGTGCCAGCCAGATCAACGGCTGCGGATTCTGTGTCGACATGCACACCAAGGACGCCGTCGCGGAGGGCGAGACGGACCAGCGTCTCCATCTGGTCGCGGCCTGGCGGGAGGCGACGGTCTTCACCGACGCCGAGCGCGCGGCCCTGGAACTGACCGAGCAGGGGACCCGGATCGCCGACGCCGCCGGCGGGGTACCGGACGCGGTCTGGGCGAACGCCGCCAAGCACTACGAGGGGGACCGGCTCTTCGCCCTGGTCTCGCTGATCGCCCTCATCAACGCGGCGAACCGGACGAATGTCATCACCCAGCAGCCCGCGGGCAGCTATCGGGTCGGCCAGTTCAGCTGA
- a CDS encoding GNAT family N-acetyltransferase: MIRTAQATDVPEIHRMILALAEYQGYRDEVQATEEQLREALFGGAPAVHAFVAVDEDGSLAGFALWFLTYSTWRGVHGIYLEDLYVDPARRGGGHGKALIAALARTCVERGYQRLEWSVLNKLAPTIAFYRSLGAAPLEDSRVFRLTDAELEKVAGYEQE, encoded by the coding sequence ATGATCCGTACCGCTCAGGCCACCGACGTACCCGAAATCCACCGGATGATCCTCGCCCTCGCCGAATACCAGGGCTACCGCGACGAAGTCCAGGCCACTGAGGAGCAGTTGCGCGAGGCGCTGTTCGGCGGCGCCCCGGCCGTCCATGCCTTCGTCGCCGTCGACGAGGACGGTTCCCTCGCCGGGTTCGCGCTCTGGTTCCTGACCTACTCGACCTGGCGCGGGGTCCACGGCATCTATCTGGAGGACCTGTACGTCGACCCGGCGCGGCGCGGCGGCGGCCACGGCAAGGCGCTGATCGCCGCGCTGGCCCGGACCTGTGTGGAGCGCGGCTACCAGCGGCTGGAGTGGTCGGTACTGAACAAGCTGGCCCCGACGATCGCGTTCTACCGCTCGCTGGGCGCGGCGCCGCTGGAGGACAGCCGGGTGTTCCGCCTGACCGATGCCGAGCTGGAGAAGGTCGCGGGGTACGAGCAGGAATAG
- a CDS encoding response regulator — protein MSAEVSAEVTSVRILLCDDHAVVRAGLLALLGSTPDIEVVGEAGSGEEAVAMAAKLRPDVVLMDLQLGPGIDGVEATRRIASPDVHVLVLTTYDTDADITRAIEAGATGYLLKAERPEELFTAIHSAARGRTTLSAPVATRVMDQLRGAGRPSLTDRETDILGQLARGLGNRDIARALFISEATVKTHLGRIYAKLGVDTRAGAVAVAKERRLLP, from the coding sequence ATGAGCGCGGAAGTGAGCGCGGAAGTGACCTCTGTACGGATCCTGCTCTGCGACGACCACGCCGTGGTCCGCGCCGGACTGCTCGCCCTCCTCGGCAGCACCCCGGACATCGAGGTCGTCGGGGAGGCGGGCAGCGGCGAGGAGGCCGTCGCGATGGCGGCGAAGCTGCGCCCGGACGTCGTCCTGATGGACCTCCAGCTGGGGCCGGGCATCGACGGTGTCGAGGCGACCCGGCGGATCGCCTCGCCCGATGTGCACGTCCTGGTGCTGACGACGTACGACACGGACGCGGACATCACCCGCGCCATCGAGGCGGGCGCCACGGGCTATCTGCTGAAGGCAGAACGCCCGGAGGAGCTGTTCACCGCGATCCACTCGGCGGCCCGGGGCCGTACGACGCTCTCCGCACCGGTCGCCACCCGGGTCATGGACCAGCTGCGCGGCGCGGGCCGCCCCTCGCTGACGGACCGGGAGACGGACATCCTGGGCCAGTTGGCGCGGGGGCTCGGCAACCGGGACATCGCACGGGCGCTGTTCATCAGCGAGGCGACGGTGAAGACCCATCTGGGCCGGATCTACGCGAAGCTGGGCGTCGACACCCGGGCGGGCGCGGTGGCGGTGGCGAAGGAACGCCGGCTGCTGCCGTAG
- a CDS encoding PIN domain-containing protein — MIYLLDTSGLVRFLRDSKLQDAWRDAVDAGTVGSCYPQRAEFLHSARSAREFDEITEFFADFLPDVAVPKNAGRWIDGVQHRLARAGEHRSASAVDLIIAATAAHHGLVVLHDDADYRAVARHASDFTEHNIHDHS, encoded by the coding sequence GTGATCTACCTGCTCGACACCTCCGGTCTCGTCCGGTTCCTTCGCGACTCGAAACTTCAGGACGCCTGGCGTGATGCCGTCGACGCAGGCACCGTCGGGTCCTGCTATCCGCAGCGGGCCGAGTTTCTCCACAGTGCCAGGAGTGCCCGCGAGTTCGACGAGATCACGGAGTTCTTCGCGGATTTCCTTCCCGATGTCGCCGTGCCGAAGAACGCGGGACGCTGGATCGACGGGGTGCAGCACCGGCTTGCTCGCGCAGGCGAGCACCGCAGTGCCTCCGCGGTCGACCTGATCATCGCGGCTACAGCCGCTCACCATGGACTCGTCGTCCTCCACGACGACGCCGACTACCGTGCCGTCGCCCGCCACGCATCTGATTTCACCGAGCACAATATTCACGACCACAGCTGA